AATAACCTCATCTGCGGATACCCCTTCTGAGGTGAATATTGTGTTTGGAGTATCAGTACCTTTTCTCCCTAACTTTCCATCAAAAACTACAATGAAAGAGCTCTTGAATTTTTCTGCGCATTTTCTAACAAGATCTTCCCTTGCAAGTTTAAGCCCTTCCTCTTTTAGCAAAAATCGAGAAAGAGACTGCAGTGAATGTATTGCGTTGTAGCCATCAATTATGTGGATTTTCATATCTTTTTCTTCAACGCATATTCGTAGTATTCCAGTACTTCTTTGGCTATTTTGGGCCATGAATAGTTGAGAGCTTTCAGGCGTGCCTTTTCTCCTAATTTCCTTCTCAAATCGGGGTTTTTTATCAGAAGCTCCAGTTTGTCAACGAGCTGTGCGACATTTTTTCTTTCAAAAAGGAATCCGTCTATGCCGTCAGAAACCAGTTCCATGTAACCTTCATTATTCGATGCAATAACTGGTTTTCCAGATGCCATGGCCTCCAGAAGAACGATTCCGAAACTTTCACCTCCGATAGCCGGCGATACAAAAATATCACAGGACCTGTAAAGAGCCGGTAAGCGATTGCTGGAGATGAAGCCCAAAAAGTTCACTCTATCCGCAAGATCGGGATCTACCATTTTTTCAAGGGAGTTTCTTAGTGGCCCATCTCCACCTATAATCAGCCTTGTTTCAGGATATTTTTTCCCAATTATGTTAAATGCTCGTATAAGGTATTTTGTGCCCTTTCTTAGCTCCAATCTGCCAACAAAAAGGATATAAATTTCGTGTTCTTTCCTTTGAAATGGAAAATTATAAAAATCACCTATGGGATTAAATTTTTCCACATCTATTCCGTTAGGAATAATTTTATGTTCACCTATTGGAAAATGCCTTTCTATTGTCTGCAAAGCAGGTCTTGATACAAAGATCTTTCCGTCAAGTTTGTTGTATACTGGAAGCAAGAGTGGTTTAAATAGTTCATAGCCCAGGGAGAAACCGTGATAGGAATGGAAGGTAGCAAAATTAATCGACTTAGAATATAGAAGACTTAAAAATGGAATAGTCGGAACGACAGAATTTTGAGAATGCACGATATCATAATTTCCATTCTCTACGATATTTCTGATTTCCGTTGTGATTTTTTTAGAAAAGGAAAAACAAGTCTGAGACTTGTTTGCTCTTATATAATAGGATTTGCCTACCCTGTGGACCTTAATGTTTTTCGAGTCCGGCGGTTCTTCCACAAATTGATGTGGAAAATTGGAAGTTAAAATTTCGACTTGAACTCCAAGTCGGATTAGTTCCTTTGAGAGATGATATGTGTGCTCTGTGATTCCACCAGGATATGGGTAATAATGGTCTGTTGCCATTAACACTCTCATATTTATTCCTCTACTTTAACTATGTTCAGAAAAGCTTCTTGCGGAAGCTCGACTTTCCCAATTTTTTTCAGTTTCTTCTTTCCTTCTTTTTGTTTTTCGAGAAGTTTTCTTTTGCGGGTTATATCTCCACCATAACATTTTGCAGTAACGTCTTTCCTTATAGGTGGTATTCTCTCTTTAGCAATAACTCTCTTCCCAATGGCAGCCTGTATTGTAACTTCAAAAAGCTGTCTTGGAATTTCTTTGCGTAATTTTTCGGCTATTTTTCTTCCCACATAGTAAGCGTTATCTTTATGAACAATTAAGGAAAGCGCGTCGATCTTGTCTCCTGCAACAAGAAAGTCTAATCTTACAACATCTGATTCTCTATAGTCGATTATTTCGTAATCAAAGGAAGCGTAACCCCTTGTGATGCTCTTAAGTTTGTCATGAAAATCAAATATTGTTTCACTTAGGGGCATCTCAAATTCAAAGAAAACTGTATCCTCATCAATAAAGTTAAATTTAGTTTGTATACCTCTCCGAGAGAGGCAGAATTTCTGAACAGCTCCAAGGAATTCCTTTGGCGTTATAATTTCTACCTTTGCATATGGTTCCAATGCCTTTTCAAAAGAGTCAGGGAAGTCGGACGGATTATCTACTAAAAGTTCCTTTCCATCATCGAGCACCACCTTGTATTCGACGTTTGGGGTTGTTATCACAATGTCTACTCCAAACTCCCTTTTTAGTCTCTCTTTAAATATCTCCATGTGAAGCATCCCTAAGAAACCACACCTAAATCCCGGACCCAAAGCCGGAGAATATTCAGGAATAAAATGTAGGGAGGCATCATTCAATTTTAGTTTATTGATTGCTTTTGATAAAAGTTCATAGTCTGAGGGAACGGTAGGATATATACCTGCAAATACGACGGGTTTAGGTTCTCTATAGCCCGGAAGAGCAGGAGTTTCCGGGAAATTTGCATCCACTATAGTAT
This genomic window from bacterium contains:
- a CDS encoding glycosyltransferase family 4 protein, encoding MRVLMATDHYYPYPGGITEHTYHLSKELIRLGVQVEILTSNFPHQFVEEPPDSKNIKVHRVGKSYYIRANKSQTCFSFSKKITTEIRNIVENGNYDIVHSQNSVVPTIPFLSLLYSKSINFATFHSYHGFSLGYELFKPLLLPVYNKLDGKIFVSRPALQTIERHFPIGEHKIIPNGIDVEKFNPIGDFYNFPFQRKEHEIYILFVGRLELRKGTKYLIRAFNIIGKKYPETRLIIGGDGPLRNSLEKMVDPDLADRVNFLGFISSNRLPALYRSCDIFVSPAIGGESFGIVLLEAMASGKPVIASNNEGYMELVSDGIDGFLFERKNVAQLVDKLELLIKNPDLRRKLGEKARLKALNYSWPKIAKEVLEYYEYALKKKI
- a CDS encoding NYN domain-containing protein, whose product is MKIHIIDGYNAIHSLQSLSRFLLKEEGLKLAREDLVRKCAEKFKSSFIVVFDGKLGRKGTDTPNTIFTSEGVSADEVILDLVSQYRSKNFIVYVYTRDRSLQEKAKQRGAISMDPNEICREIRKSSKNFENFETKSKKLRYYNWEKEFGITQD
- the lepA gene encoding translation elongation factor 4, giving the protein MKNIRNFSIIAHIDHGKSTLADRMLEYTHTIRPEKLQEQYLDSMELEREKGITIKMHPVRMEMELDGEKYILNLIDTPGHVDFNYEVSRSLAACEGAILLVDASQGVEAQTITNFYLALAQNLEIIPVINKIDLPNAQIEKVEKQIYDLTGEIPLRISAKLGWGIDELIREIIKRIPPPKGEPEGNTKALIFDAKYEDYRGVIVFVRVFDGTIRPGMKIMMKSSGRTYEVVEVGYLKPNMVKTSELKAGEVGYLTAAIREITEARVGDTIVDANFPETPALPGYREPKPVVFAGIYPTVPSDYELLSKAINKLKLNDASLHFIPEYSPALGPGFRCGFLGMLHMEIFKERLKREFGVDIVITTPNVEYKVVLDDGKELLVDNPSDFPDSFEKALEPYAKVEIITPKEFLGAVQKFCLSRRGIQTKFNFIDEDTVFFEFEMPLSETIFDFHDKLKSITRGYASFDYEIIDYRESDVVRLDFLVAGDKIDALSLIVHKDNAYYVGRKIAEKLRKEIPRQLFEVTIQAAIGKRVIAKERIPPIRKDVTAKCYGGDITRKRKLLEKQKEGKKKLKKIGKVELPQEAFLNIVKVEE